In Thermofilaceae archaeon, the following proteins share a genomic window:
- a CDS encoding pyruvate carboxylase subunit B — MLSDILRRTPWERLRKVREGVRRAKLQMLLRGQNLVGYRHYPDDVVEKFVELAYKNGIDIFRVFDALNDSRNLAVSIKKAKSLGATVQGAMCYTISPIHTVDYYLRYAEEPVSMDVDVITIKDMAGILDPYIAHTLVTELKKRFKVPVNVHTHTTSGMTVATYVKSAEAGANYIDTAVSPLAFGTAQPGIQAVYFSLKDDLRPEVDLTIINEISEYLKRVINEKYAKLMAIKALTPDHNFLIRQVPGGMVTNLIAQLKELKAEGWLKEVLEEIPRVREDLGWPPLLTPLSQIVGTQAVLNVLLGRYKVVAKEVTNYVAGYYGRPPGRINPEVREKALKSVEEVLARPADLLKPELGKCYEEVKRMKVLITDENVMTYCLFPDVTKELLIELYDDYKGQEMEVEALIAYSQ, encoded by the coding sequence TTGCTGTCAGATATCTTAAGGAGGACCCCCTGGGAGAGGCTTAGGAAGGTCCGTGAGGGGGTTAGGAGGGCTAAGCTCCAGATGCTCTTGAGAGGGCAGAACCTAGTTGGCTATAGACACTACCCGGACGACGTGGTTGAGAAGTTCGTCGAGCTGGCCTATAAGAACGGCATAGACATATTCAGGGTCTTCGACGCTCTCAACGACTCCAGAAACCTTGCCGTGAGCATAAAGAAGGCTAAGTCCCTCGGGGCTACAGTTCAAGGTGCCATGTGCTACACGATAAGCCCAATACACACAGTCGACTACTACCTGAGGTATGCTGAGGAGCCGGTCTCGATGGACGTTGACGTGATAACCATAAAGGACATGGCCGGGATACTGGATCCCTACATTGCCCACACGTTGGTCACGGAACTTAAGAAGAGGTTCAAGGTTCCGGTAAACGTGCACACCCACACCACCAGCGGTATGACCGTAGCGACTTACGTCAAGTCCGCGGAGGCCGGCGCCAACTACATAGACACGGCGGTAAGTCCTCTCGCCTTCGGAACGGCGCAGCCGGGAATACAGGCAGTCTACTTCTCACTCAAGGATGATCTCAGACCGGAGGTGGATCTCACTATCATTAACGAGATCTCCGAATACCTGAAGAGAGTGATTAACGAGAAATACGCTAAGCTGATGGCCATCAAGGCCCTAACACCCGACCACAACTTCCTAATACGTCAAGTCCCCGGCGGGATGGTCACGAACTTGATCGCGCAGTTGAAGGAGCTTAAGGCGGAGGGCTGGCTGAAGGAGGTGCTGGAGGAAATACCAAGAGTTAGGGAGGATCTCGGATGGCCTCCCTTATTGACACCACTCTCACAGATCGTAGGGACTCAGGCAGTGCTGAACGTACTGCTGGGCAGGTATAAGGTGGTGGCTAAGGAAGTCACTAACTACGTAGCCGGCTACTACGGAAGACCTCCAGGACGCATAAACCCAGAGGTAAGGGAGAAAGCGCTGAAGAGCGTTGAGGAAGTACTGGCAAGGCCGGCGGACCTGCTTAAGCCAGAGCTCGGCAAATGCTATGAGGAAGTGAAGAGAATGAAGGTATTGATAACCGACGAGAATGTCATGACCTACTGCCTCTTCCCGGACGTGACTAAGGAACTCCTTATCGAGCTCTACGACGACTACAAGGGCCAGGAGATGGAGGTTGAAGCATTAATAGCGTACTCGCAGTAA
- a CDS encoding NADH:flavin oxidoreductase translates to MATLAHREITEQALSYYEARARGGIGLIIVEASYIREDGRLVSGEIGIYDDELVPGLARLADVIKIHGSRSAIQIAHGGVQTHVGQPLGPSAIGRKVVPHAKTPRELRTEEVEALVEDFARAALRAQQAGFDVAQVHGTHGYLITQFLSPLTNKRTDRYGVDRVLFAVEVVQRIKSLYGRNYPVIFRLNANEFMEGGITTNYAKEVAKRLVEEADVDAFDVTGGNYDTKDMILMPYYYTGEGFFFNLAKEIKSAVNVPVISGAS, encoded by the coding sequence TTGGCTACGCTGGCCCACAGGGAGATCACTGAGCAGGCGCTCTCATACTATGAGGCTAGGGCGCGCGGCGGTATTGGACTCATAATAGTTGAGGCCTCATACATCCGTGAGGACGGCAGGCTGGTCTCGGGGGAGATAGGGATATACGACGATGAGCTCGTGCCAGGGTTGGCTAGACTGGCTGACGTCATTAAGATCCACGGCAGCAGATCCGCGATTCAGATAGCTCACGGCGGCGTGCAGACCCACGTAGGTCAACCGCTTGGACCCTCAGCCATCGGCAGGAAGGTGGTTCCGCATGCCAAGACCCCGAGGGAGCTCAGGACGGAGGAGGTGGAGGCGTTGGTCGAGGACTTCGCTAGGGCGGCGCTCAGGGCCCAGCAGGCCGGCTTCGACGTTGCTCAGGTTCACGGAACGCACGGCTACCTAATAACGCAGTTCCTCTCACCGCTCACTAATAAACGCACGGACAGGTATGGTGTTGATAGGGTGTTATTCGCTGTTGAGGTCGTTCAGAGAATTAAGAGCCTGTACGGGAGGAACTACCCGGTGATATTCAGGTTAAACGCCAACGAGTTTATGGAGGGCGGAATCACCACTAACTACGCTAAGGAGGTTGCTAAAAGGCTTGTGGAGGAGGCCGACGTGGACGCCTTCGACGTGACCGGCGGGAACTACGACACGAAGGACATGATCCTCATGCCCTACTACTACACTGGGGAGGGGTTCTTCTTCAATCTGGCTAAGGAGATAAAATCCGCCGTAAACGTGCCAGTCATAAGCGGGGCCTCATAA
- a CDS encoding FAD-dependent oxidoreductase has protein sequence MGGGPAGLEVARVLAIRGHEVILIDEGEALGGTLKVSSISDFKKRLERLVRWYEAQLKQLGVRLMTKVKAAPKTLEELRQDAVVIATGSRPLIPKIPGVESAVVTDDVLLGRAPVGRRVIVVGSGLVGVETALHLAMNGRE, from the coding sequence GTGGGCGGCGGCCCAGCAGGGCTTGAAGTCGCGAGGGTGCTTGCCATCAGAGGTCATGAGGTGATTCTAATAGACGAGGGAGAAGCTCTCGGAGGCACCCTCAAAGTATCCTCGATCTCAGACTTCAAGAAGAGGCTTGAGAGGTTGGTTAGGTGGTATGAAGCCCAGCTGAAGCAGCTTGGAGTCAGGCTGATGACCAAGGTTAAAGCAGCCCCGAAAACACTTGAGGAGCTAAGACAGGACGCCGTGGTGATCGCCACGGGCTCCAGACCACTCATCCCAAAGATACCCGGCGTTGAGAGCGCGGTGGTAACCGATGACGTGTTATTGGGAAGAGCGCCTGTAGGGAGGAGAGTGATCGTTGTCGGTAGCGGACTTGTGGGCGTTGAGACAGCACTGCATCTAGCCATGAACGGCAGGGAGG